The segment TGAGGCTAAACTCATCGCAGGGGCTCATGCCGTATCCTTGTTGCTGGGAGTGTTTGGGGTATTAAACCTGCACCGACTACAAAACACGCAAAGGATGGAAATATTCCCTAATTTCTCAGCAAAAAGAAGCACCGCGCTTTCACTTCCACCTTTTCTGCTCAAATCGCGCTTCGTCGTCCACAACCGTTGGCGAACCATTGTCGCTGTTCGTTCCCGGTGCTTAGCTGTTGCCACAAGCAGATCGCGAAGCTTGGAGCGCGCTCTGGCCAGTCGCGACATGACCGTACCGGCAGGGCATTCCAGCATCGCTGCAATGTTCTCATAGGAAAGCTCTTCATATTCGCGCAATAAAATGACCTCGCGGAACTCCAGAGGGAGCTGCTCGATCGCGTGCCGGACTTGCTCGCCCTCCAAGTCGCTCACTTAGGCCGCATGGGGATCTCTCGAGGAATCCACCGCCCGATTCGCGACCTGCTCATCCGCATCCAGCCCGACCATATCCGGGGCAATCTTCCGCTGACGTAATTGGTTCAGCCAAATATTACGCAGAATGGTGAATAACCAGCTTTTGACATTGCTGTCGGGTCGCAACCTTCCATCGCGCGGAGCGCGCGAAGACAGGTCGGCTAGTTCTTGCTCTGCGACCACCGGCCTGAGTGTCGCGATAGGGACGATCATCGCTGATCGCCCCCCGCACAGGGCCGTACAAGCGGCATTACCGCCTACGGCTCCCACCCTGGAGAAGGCGAGTAATGCTGCTACTCGCACACCGCTCATTCCCTGGAACACTCGTGCCCCGCACTGCGTCGGGGTGGTGTTG is part of the Terriglobales bacterium genome and harbors:
- a CDS encoding sigma factor-like helix-turn-helix DNA-binding protein, with the translated sequence MEGEQVRHAIEQLPLEFREVILLREYEELSYENIAAMLECPAGTVMSRLARARSKLRDLLVATAKHRERTATMVRQRLWTTKRDLSRKGGSESAVLLFAEKLGNISILCVFCSRCRFNTPNTPSNKDTA